From the genome of Virgibacillus siamensis, one region includes:
- a CDS encoding ABC transporter substrate-binding protein yields MKKFMTSFGVCVLIIMLFSACTSGGGSSDNGSDTGSQDHDGVTVGFHENVQTLNPHDSSSGNDISVLNTMYESLLTPNKEGELEPLLAKGYQVSDDGLTYTFELKKGIRFTDGTTFNAKAVKANINHILDSDGSLNSYRDLKGIENVELAGDYKVKITLKRANSQFISQIGTKPMASPKTLDSANYAKESAGTGPFKLKEWNHGDSVVVVKNEDYWKDGYPKVDNITFKPIPENGSRVAMFKTGELDVIYPVPVSDVKDLQNADGNKVDLIESTYVNYTTINTSKEPFSNKKVRKAMNYAIDKDAYIKVVKNGFAKKVDSPLPKTNVNYTAQETYSFNLDKAKQLMKEAGYADGFSTTIWGSNSSKDKKGMLFIKQQLKQINIDVSVKQFERGTLSEKINKPKTPEDSEVDMWYVGWSSTPRDTNNALSPLFSTSAFPPNGANTAYYSNPKVDKLINGALHAKTEEERQKKYDSVQKIIWNDAPWLFLATDVQQIAMNENLTGVWRSSDGNLYIKNAAWK; encoded by the coding sequence ATGAAAAAATTTATGACAAGTTTTGGGGTTTGTGTTCTTATTATAATGTTGTTTTCTGCTTGTACGAGCGGAGGTGGTTCGTCTGACAATGGCAGTGATACAGGGAGTCAGGATCATGACGGTGTAACAGTGGGGTTCCATGAAAATGTCCAAACGTTGAACCCGCACGATTCGAGTTCCGGTAATGATATTAGTGTTTTAAATACCATGTATGAGTCATTGCTTACACCGAATAAAGAGGGTGAATTAGAACCGCTTTTAGCAAAGGGATATCAAGTTAGTGATGACGGTTTGACCTATACGTTTGAACTTAAAAAAGGGATCAGGTTCACTGATGGTACGACATTTAATGCAAAGGCTGTAAAAGCGAATATCAACCACATTTTAGATTCCGATGGATCACTGAATTCTTATCGGGACTTAAAAGGAATTGAAAATGTGGAGTTAGCTGGTGATTATAAGGTTAAGATCACCTTAAAAAGAGCGAATAGTCAATTTATAAGTCAAATTGGTACAAAACCGATGGCAAGTCCTAAAACGCTTGATAGTGCCAATTATGCCAAAGAATCCGCCGGAACAGGTCCTTTTAAGCTGAAAGAGTGGAACCACGGCGATTCGGTAGTTGTTGTGAAGAACGAGGATTATTGGAAAGATGGGTATCCGAAAGTTGATAATATTACTTTCAAGCCTATTCCGGAAAACGGTTCCCGTGTGGCTATGTTTAAAACGGGTGAACTGGATGTGATTTATCCCGTCCCTGTCAGTGATGTGAAAGATCTGCAAAATGCTGACGGAAACAAAGTAGATTTAATTGAATCTACCTATGTAAACTATACAACTATTAATACTAGCAAAGAGCCATTCAGCAATAAAAAAGTGCGAAAAGCGATGAATTACGCAATTGATAAGGATGCCTATATTAAAGTTGTTAAGAATGGGTTTGCCAAGAAAGTTGATTCACCGCTTCCGAAGACCAATGTGAATTATACAGCTCAGGAAACATATTCGTTTAACCTTGATAAAGCAAAACAGTTAATGAAAGAAGCAGGGTATGCAGATGGTTTTTCGACAACCATTTGGGGCAGTAATTCCAGTAAAGATAAAAAAGGTATGCTGTTTATAAAACAACAGCTGAAACAAATCAATATTGATGTCTCGGTCAAACAATTTGAACGGGGTACGTTATCCGAAAAGATCAATAAACCGAAAACACCGGAGGATTCTGAAGTGGATATGTGGTATGTGGGCTGGTCATCGACGCCTAGGGATACAAATAATGCATTAAGCCCGCTTTTCAGCACAAGTGCATTCCCGCCAAATGGTGCTAATACGGCATATTACAGTAATCCAAAGGTCGATAAGCTGATTAATGGTGCGCTTCATGCGAAAACAGAGGAAGAAAGACAAAAGAAATATGATAGTGTACAAAAAATTATTTGGAATGATGCGCCATGGCTGTTTTTAGCAACTGATGTACAGCAAATTGCAATGAATGAAAATTTGACAGGTGTATGGAGATCATCAGACGGTAACTTGTATATTAAAAATGCTGCTTGGAAGTAA
- a CDS encoding ROK family transcriptional regulator, protein MKKSQNFIKRENQNFILELIQNNDLITRPKLASLANMSPTTVSRIVAFLIEEGLIKETNQYTTGVGRKATYLALNPDSLISIGVELDESLVRYGVFDFLGEAIVTEETEKGIGESPESLVKTMHEVITRLIHENQIDRSKITGVCVGLPGLVNHKNGNVIKSAQLVWEDVPLLQMLEEQLPFPIHIDNELNLKAYAEQLFIKNNTSHSTVVIGFGSGVGSALMIGDQIYRGYLNSAGEIGHTIVDPNGMLCTCGNSGCLQTYIAERFLVQEASKKSDAQSLHDISSAAEEGYKWAQRILNRAITYASITVNNCVCMNNPDRVILTGKMIEQFPHIGNRILQESRDKIWSPLNASTSIEISQLGEKGVIWGAGMYSQKEYINHLNTNKELI, encoded by the coding sequence ATGAAGAAGAGTCAGAATTTTATTAAAAGAGAAAACCAAAATTTTATTTTGGAATTGATTCAAAATAATGATTTGATTACAAGACCTAAATTAGCCAGTTTAGCAAATATGAGTCCAACAACAGTTTCGCGTATTGTGGCCTTTTTGATTGAAGAAGGCTTAATCAAGGAAACCAATCAATATACAACTGGTGTGGGAAGGAAAGCAACTTATCTTGCACTGAATCCCGATTCCTTAATATCAATTGGCGTGGAGCTGGATGAAAGCCTTGTCCGCTATGGCGTTTTTGATTTTTTGGGGGAAGCTATTGTAACAGAAGAAACGGAGAAAGGTATCGGCGAATCTCCTGAATCTTTGGTGAAGACGATGCATGAGGTGATTACGCGGTTAATACATGAAAATCAGATTGACCGAAGTAAAATTACAGGTGTTTGTGTCGGGCTTCCGGGTCTTGTTAATCATAAAAATGGAAATGTTATCAAATCCGCTCAGTTGGTTTGGGAAGATGTTCCGTTACTTCAAATGTTGGAAGAACAATTACCGTTTCCTATTCACATAGATAATGAGCTTAATCTTAAAGCTTATGCTGAACAGTTATTTATTAAAAATAACACAAGCCATTCCACGGTCGTTATTGGCTTTGGAAGTGGTGTTGGATCAGCGTTAATGATAGGTGATCAAATTTACCGTGGATATTTGAATTCTGCCGGAGAAATTGGTCATACAATTGTTGATCCGAATGGGATGTTATGTACGTGTGGTAATTCCGGATGTCTGCAAACCTATATTGCGGAAAGGTTTTTGGTTCAAGAAGCGTCCAAAAAATCCGACGCACAAAGTTTACACGACATTAGTTCTGCCGCTGAAGAGGGCTATAAGTGGGCGCAACGTATATTAAACCGTGCGATTACCTATGCCTCCATAACAGTGAATAATTGTGTTTGCATGAATAATCCGGACCGCGTGATTTTGACAGGCAAAATGATTGAACAATTCCCACATATAGGCAATCGTATTTTGCAAGAATCAAGGGATAAAATATGGTCTCCATTAAACGCTTCAACAAGCATTGAGATATCGCAACTTGGGGAAAAAGGCGTCATTTGGGGGGCTGGTATGTATTCGCAAAAGGAATATATCAATCATTTAAATACAAACAAGGAGTTGATTTAA
- a CDS encoding threonine synthase, whose product MKFSFVSNLYCPKCGNTYETGKKHQLCTCGSPLLVEYDLEKVKNNLTRDEIKTREPTLWRYHELLPVEDESNIVTVGEGMTPLVSLHKVGKDMLLDNLYMKDEGLIPTGSFKARGAAVGVSKAKEVGVEELAMPTNGNAGAAWALYAARAGIKATIVMPNDAPKITRNEVALSGANLYLVNGLISDAGKIVGKAVNDYNLYDASTLKEPYRIEGKKTMGLEIAEQLNWKMPDVVLYPTGGGVGLIGIYKALKELRTLGWVEGKLPRLVAVQSTGCAPIVKAWEKKELESDFWPNSKTNAFGINVPKALGDFLVLDAVYGTNGCAVAVDDDLMLEEQKKVAEMEGSFICPEGAAVFAAARKLRKDGWIGQNETVVALNTGAGIKYPDTVQLRPEMLEKEDTIFKAVKNHK is encoded by the coding sequence TTGAAATTTAGCTTTGTATCGAATCTGTATTGTCCGAAGTGTGGAAACACGTATGAAACTGGCAAAAAACATCAATTGTGTACATGTGGCTCGCCATTGCTGGTTGAATATGATTTGGAAAAAGTGAAGAATAACCTGACACGTGATGAAATAAAAACCAGGGAGCCTACTTTATGGAGATATCATGAATTACTGCCAGTTGAAGACGAATCAAATATAGTAACAGTGGGAGAAGGGATGACACCGCTAGTATCGCTGCATAAGGTCGGGAAAGACATGTTACTTGATAACTTATACATGAAGGATGAGGGATTAATCCCGACAGGTTCTTTTAAAGCGAGAGGTGCAGCTGTCGGTGTATCAAAGGCGAAAGAGGTTGGTGTTGAAGAACTGGCGATGCCGACGAATGGAAATGCCGGTGCAGCGTGGGCGCTTTATGCTGCAAGAGCCGGCATTAAAGCAACTATTGTAATGCCGAATGATGCACCAAAAATCACCCGGAATGAAGTTGCATTATCAGGTGCCAATCTTTATTTGGTAAATGGTCTTATCAGTGATGCCGGAAAAATTGTTGGAAAAGCGGTCAATGATTACAATCTATATGACGCTTCCACACTCAAGGAACCTTATCGGATTGAGGGCAAGAAAACCATGGGGCTGGAAATTGCTGAACAGTTAAACTGGAAAATGCCTGATGTTGTTTTGTACCCTACTGGAGGTGGTGTTGGTCTGATTGGAATCTATAAAGCTCTAAAAGAACTAAGAACTCTCGGCTGGGTTGAAGGAAAGCTTCCTCGATTGGTTGCTGTTCAATCAACAGGTTGCGCGCCAATCGTAAAGGCATGGGAGAAAAAAGAGCTTGAATCTGACTTTTGGCCAAACTCCAAGACAAACGCTTTCGGTATAAACGTTCCGAAAGCATTGGGAGATTTTTTGGTATTGGATGCTGTTTATGGAACGAATGGTTGTGCTGTGGCCGTTGATGATGATTTAATGCTTGAGGAACAGAAGAAAGTCGCTGAGATGGAAGGAAGTTTTATCTGTCCTGAGGGAGCAGCTGTCTTTGCAGCAGCGCGCAAGTTAAGAAAGGATGGATGGATTGGACAAAATGAAACGGTCGTTGCTTTGAATACAGGGGCAGGAATAAAGTACCCTGATACAGTCCAATTGAGGCCGGAGATGTTGGAAAAGGAAGATACTATTTTCAAAGCGGTTAAAAACCATAAATAA
- a CDS encoding Gfo/Idh/MocA family protein — protein MGKANNNFYTSFFKSDHLSDKDKYLFSKTTPAYKFNIIGAGMIGQEHIKVTMLEGRATINGIFDLNENSIANTSQFFQQQYPGNRLKIYDTLENACHDSEVDGLIICTPNYTHIDIVREAIKSGKHILLEKPMATTLKDAWEIKEMAKDYDSIFQIGLQYRYKPIYTEAVHEIMERKSAGNIRTISIVEHRVPFLDKVNQWNKFAEYSGGTLIEKCCHYFDLLNLFAQSKPEKVYATGGLEVNYNDFQYKGNKSDITDHAMVTVVYENGVKTQFNLCMFAPMFYEEIMICGDQGRLKAYENEDFLPLKRDNMYMEVLCGESGTAKTATPCYPKIIQESGHNGATYFEHKYFVDNIEGDHKATATVEEGFWSVVVGEAAERSIKTGEVIDVGNMLEEDIYSKS, from the coding sequence ATGGGCAAAGCCAACAACAATTTTTACACGAGCTTTTTTAAATCTGATCATTTATCAGACAAAGATAAGTACTTATTCTCAAAAACTACCCCTGCGTATAAGTTTAATATAATTGGTGCAGGTATGATTGGTCAGGAGCATATAAAGGTAACTATGCTGGAGGGGCGGGCAACTATCAATGGTATATTTGATCTTAACGAGAACAGTATAGCGAATACATCCCAATTTTTTCAACAACAATATCCAGGTAATCGTTTGAAAATCTATGATACGTTGGAAAATGCCTGCCATGATTCGGAAGTTGATGGTCTTATTATTTGTACACCCAATTATACACATATCGATATTGTTAGGGAGGCTATCAAATCGGGAAAACATATTCTGTTGGAAAAACCAATGGCAACAACTTTGAAAGATGCCTGGGAGATCAAAGAGATGGCAAAAGATTATGATTCTATTTTTCAGATTGGCCTTCAATACCGGTATAAACCTATTTATACGGAAGCCGTACATGAAATAATGGAGAGAAAATCGGCAGGTAATATAAGAACAATAAGCATTGTAGAACATCGCGTGCCGTTTTTAGATAAGGTGAACCAGTGGAACAAGTTCGCCGAATATTCGGGTGGTACCCTTATTGAAAAATGCTGTCATTATTTTGATTTGTTGAATCTGTTTGCACAGTCGAAACCTGAAAAAGTATATGCAACAGGGGGCTTGGAAGTCAATTACAATGATTTTCAATACAAAGGAAACAAATCGGATATTACTGACCACGCGATGGTTACGGTAGTTTACGAAAATGGCGTTAAAACCCAGTTTAACTTATGTATGTTTGCACCGATGTTTTATGAAGAAATTATGATTTGTGGTGATCAAGGCAGATTGAAAGCGTACGAAAATGAAGATTTTTTGCCGTTAAAACGGGATAATATGTACATGGAAGTGTTATGCGGTGAAAGTGGTACAGCAAAAACAGCAACACCTTGTTACCCGAAAATTATTCAGGAAAGCGGTCATAATGGTGCTACTTATTTTGAGCATAAGTATTTTGTGGATAATATTGAGGGGGATCATAAAGCAACAGCTACAGTGGAAGAGGGGTTTTGGTCGGTAGTTGTGGGAGAAGCCGCTGAACGTTCCATAAAAACCGGAGAGGTAATTGATGTGGGAAACATGCTGGAAGAGGATATTTATTCTAAATCTTAG
- a CDS encoding GntR family transcriptional regulator gives MKLEHNTNKALYLQIKEILVKRIQEGVWGEHSLIPTERELMKEFDVSRTTIRQAISILVQTGLLEKTQGRGTVVKSQKLVGQLGSLKGFAEEVVEKGQCPKSKLLRVVFNHQLFTEKAMLDIKEDASVLLIERIRFADEIPIAFERTCWPDKIGKILMQYDLDEAHYYEILEEHNIYLTKASEKIYAINATQFEGDLLGIRPGEAMLEMHRLSIGMDGLPIEYTKTKYRSDQYHYNIELSR, from the coding sequence ATGAAATTGGAACACAATACAAATAAAGCTTTATATCTTCAAATAAAGGAGATATTGGTTAAACGCATTCAGGAGGGTGTATGGGGCGAACATTCGCTTATTCCTACCGAACGTGAATTAATGAAGGAATTTGATGTAAGCAGAACAACAATCAGACAAGCGATTTCCATACTTGTACAAACCGGATTGCTGGAAAAAACACAAGGCAGGGGCACAGTCGTTAAATCCCAGAAATTAGTTGGACAATTAGGCAGTCTGAAAGGATTTGCTGAAGAAGTAGTTGAAAAGGGACAATGCCCTAAATCCAAACTTTTAAGGGTGGTGTTTAATCATCAACTGTTCACCGAAAAGGCAATGTTGGATATCAAGGAAGATGCGTCCGTTCTGTTAATAGAAAGAATTCGTTTTGCTGATGAGATACCGATTGCATTCGAAAGAACCTGCTGGCCGGATAAAATAGGAAAGATTTTAATGCAGTATGATTTGGATGAAGCACACTACTATGAAATTTTGGAAGAACATAATATTTATCTTACTAAGGCAAGCGAAAAAATTTATGCGATTAATGCCACCCAGTTCGAGGGAGATTTACTTGGTATAAGACCAGGTGAAGCAATGCTGGAAATGCATCGGTTAAGTATTGGCATGGACGGTCTGCCGATTGAGTATACAAAAACGAAATATCGCAGCGATCAGTACCATTATAATATCGAATTAAGCAGATAA
- a CDS encoding diphosphate--fructose-6-phosphate 1-phosphotransferase: MKRIAIGMAGGPTTVINATLAAFVRALYKEHSLTFIMNGYEGLANKKFLQANDEVIDIILAHEKVPGASLGSGRYTLNQQQIIDSVHILRDSRIDALVFIGGNGTMEALEKIKEEAHRQHYQLQLLGIPKTVDNDLSGTDHSPGFGSSARYVAQATRDMGRDLLSMNNFEQVRIIETMGRNVGWLAAAAGFFKKYDNDPPHFIAIPEKPLNREHLFHHIDKAIKDYGVAFIVAGEGVYWGKGVQIEKGRVNGRSILGGISKEIEHEVKEHFNVVVRSELLGMNQRSCSVSVSDTDYKEAVQVGYTAARWLKEGASEVMVSIYRAADSLYEAVCKPVSLKSVIQQGERKLPEQYWDDQAAYNEWLRPLIGYDLVSYPPSVLGEKQ; encoded by the coding sequence ATGAAGCGTATCGCCATCGGGATGGCTGGAGGTCCGACAACAGTAATAAATGCGACCTTGGCAGCCTTTGTCCGTGCTTTGTATAAAGAACACTCCCTTACATTTATAATGAATGGCTATGAGGGATTAGCCAATAAAAAATTTCTGCAGGCCAATGATGAAGTTATTGATATCATTTTGGCACATGAAAAAGTGCCGGGAGCATCATTGGGCTCCGGCCGCTATACTTTGAATCAGCAGCAAATTATCGATTCTGTGCATATACTGCGTGATTCTAGGATTGATGCCCTTGTATTCATCGGGGGGAACGGGACGATGGAAGCACTAGAAAAAATTAAAGAGGAAGCCCATCGTCAGCATTATCAACTGCAACTATTAGGAATCCCCAAAACGGTGGACAATGACCTGTCCGGAACAGATCATTCACCGGGTTTTGGCAGTTCCGCAAGATATGTGGCCCAAGCAACAAGGGACATGGGACGTGATCTCTTGTCCATGAATAACTTTGAACAAGTACGAATTATTGAAACGATGGGAAGAAATGTTGGATGGCTCGCAGCGGCTGCCGGGTTTTTTAAAAAATATGATAATGATCCTCCCCATTTCATTGCAATACCTGAAAAGCCGTTAAACCGTGAGCATTTATTTCATCACATTGATAAAGCAATCAAGGATTATGGTGTCGCATTCATTGTTGCAGGTGAGGGAGTGTACTGGGGTAAAGGAGTTCAAATAGAGAAGGGCCGAGTAAATGGCCGCTCCATATTAGGAGGTATTTCAAAGGAGATAGAACATGAGGTGAAAGAACATTTTAATGTAGTGGTACGTTCTGAGCTTTTAGGAATGAACCAAAGAAGTTGTTCTGTTTCTGTATCCGATACTGACTATAAAGAAGCGGTGCAGGTTGGTTATACAGCTGCCCGCTGGCTGAAGGAAGGAGCATCGGAAGTTATGGTGTCCATATATCGCGCTGCAGATTCACTGTATGAAGCTGTATGTAAACCTGTGTCACTAAAGTCTGTTATTCAACAAGGGGAAAGAAAGCTCCCCGAACAATATTGGGATGATCAGGCTGCCTATAATGAATGGCTTCGTCCGCTGATTGGATATGACCTGGTATCTTATCCACCATCAGTTCTAGGGGAGAAGCAATGA
- the sftI gene encoding sulfoquinovose isomerase: protein MGNILYLPIGRQTFDLETGEKERKKSSAFLNELTDQLIEPDSIISSPSALQRFLNNIKNEEVSAVVYQSITFADGQFIRMLLDHISAKVIVWSIREPAVGERLRLNSLTGGNSTCHVLKSAEHPYAFVFGNTEEIKVQHSIKQQLAIQNVLERMQHFNIGVLGDHQPGFYFSGTNERQLKEKFGIDIIRMDLQEAFDKSKQMPKEKWAKEIRRAKEHVIGLNTNDETVQRFAQFTSFVREEIRRFNISALSIRCWPEFFNELGAAACSTLSQFTEEGVVSSCESDIHGALTMFILQELSGGEAPYLGDMVHVNEENNSVVFWHCGAGAYSLAHPDQGAKPGVHPNRKLGFTMEFGLKPGKVTMFRVGYTPEGYRLLVMRGRALDTPQRFNGTSVEVELEKDVSETVYGLMEEGFEPHYGMVYADVADDLIALGKQLQLPVSIYTMD from the coding sequence GTGGGAAATATTTTATACCTCCCAATCGGAAGACAGACTTTTGATTTGGAAACTGGAGAAAAGGAACGTAAGAAGAGTTCCGCTTTTTTAAACGAATTGACCGACCAATTGATAGAACCGGACAGCATTATTTCCTCACCAAGTGCATTGCAAAGGTTTCTGAATAATATTAAAAATGAAGAGGTTTCAGCCGTTGTATACCAAAGTATCACGTTTGCCGATGGTCAATTTATCCGGATGCTGCTGGATCACATTTCCGCTAAAGTTATTGTCTGGTCCATCCGGGAGCCGGCAGTTGGGGAAAGGCTGCGGCTTAATTCGCTGACAGGCGGGAACAGCACGTGCCATGTGCTGAAAAGTGCTGAGCATCCGTATGCGTTTGTGTTCGGCAACACGGAAGAAATAAAGGTTCAGCACAGCATTAAACAGCAGCTTGCCATACAAAATGTACTTGAACGCATGCAACATTTTAATATCGGTGTTCTGGGTGATCATCAGCCGGGATTTTACTTTTCCGGAACAAATGAGAGGCAGCTGAAAGAGAAATTTGGCATTGATATTATCCGCATGGACTTGCAGGAGGCATTTGATAAGAGCAAACAGATGCCCAAGGAAAAATGGGCAAAGGAGATTCGTCGCGCGAAAGAACACGTTATTGGGTTAAACACGAATGATGAAACAGTTCAACGATTTGCTCAATTTACGTCGTTTGTCAGGGAAGAGATTCGTCGGTTTAATATTTCAGCATTGTCTATCCGATGTTGGCCGGAGTTTTTTAACGAGCTGGGTGCAGCCGCCTGTTCGACATTGTCCCAATTCACTGAGGAAGGGGTTGTTTCTTCATGTGAATCGGATATTCATGGAGCCCTTACAATGTTTATTTTGCAGGAATTGTCCGGGGGAGAGGCTCCGTATCTTGGTGATATGGTGCATGTTAATGAAGAAAACAATTCAGTAGTTTTTTGGCATTGCGGTGCAGGTGCTTATTCACTGGCACATCCTGATCAAGGGGCCAAACCCGGTGTTCACCCAAACCGAAAGCTGGGATTTACGATGGAATTCGGGCTGAAGCCTGGAAAGGTAACGATGTTCCGTGTCGGGTATACACCAGAAGGATACCGATTGCTTGTGATGCGGGGACGGGCACTTGATACACCTCAGCGTTTCAATGGCACTTCGGTTGAGGTGGAATTGGAAAAGGATGTGTCTGAAACCGTGTATGGCTTAATGGAAGAAGGGTTTGAGCCGCATTACGGAATGGTCTATGCCGATGTCGCCGACGATTTGATTGCGCTGGGTAAACAGCTCCAGTTGCCGGTCTCGATTTACACTATGGATTGA
- a CDS encoding carbohydrate ABC transporter permease — protein sequence MLIRKFAIFIYAALIIVPLTMVILTSMKTLEQTFDNPLGIPADGLNFENFIQIFQEQTMAGYFINSTVVTLFSVTFTLFFAAMIAFGITRLNNWKGNALFMVFTIGMMVPPQVNMVPLYSLMLNLGLTNSLLGLILVNIASTIPVAVFILTGFMKTLPKELFEASTIDGAGNWRIFSRVVIPLSLPSLSATAIFLFVMHWNDLLYPLLFITDNSYKTLPLALLEFQGQYATNYPMLFTGVLIASIPMVIMYLFLQRYFVAGMTSGTVKG from the coding sequence ATGTTGATAAGAAAGTTTGCGATATTTATATATGCCGCACTGATTATCGTGCCGCTTACAATGGTGATCCTAACGTCCATGAAGACATTGGAACAGACGTTTGATAATCCGTTGGGAATTCCGGCTGACGGTCTCAATTTTGAAAACTTCATCCAAATTTTTCAGGAACAGACAATGGCCGGTTATTTTATTAACAGCACGGTTGTGACACTTTTTTCAGTAACGTTTACGTTGTTCTTTGCTGCTATGATTGCGTTTGGAATCACTCGGCTGAATAACTGGAAAGGCAATGCCCTGTTTATGGTTTTTACGATCGGTATGATGGTTCCGCCTCAGGTGAATATGGTTCCGTTGTATTCGCTCATGCTGAATCTAGGGTTAACCAACAGCCTGCTAGGTCTTATTTTGGTTAATATAGCCTCGACAATTCCCGTAGCCGTTTTTATTCTGACTGGATTTATGAAGACATTGCCAAAGGAACTGTTTGAGGCATCAACAATTGATGGGGCCGGCAATTGGCGGATTTTTTCAAGAGTGGTTATTCCATTATCATTGCCATCACTTTCGGCAACGGCCATTTTTCTGTTTGTGATGCATTGGAATGACTTGCTGTATCCGTTACTTTTCATTACGGATAATTCGTATAAAACCCTTCCGCTTGCACTACTGGAATTCCAAGGCCAGTATGCCACAAATTATCCAATGTTGTTCACCGGTGTTTTGATTGCATCCATACCAATGGTTATCATGTATCTTTTCTTACAGCGATATTTTGTTGCAGGAATGACTTCCGGCACGGTTAAAGGCTGA
- a CDS encoding carbohydrate ABC transporter permease: protein MKISKATYLFFVPGLILYAIFFLFPTLSALFYSFTDWDGISADFNFIGLENYQRAATGDSIFMKSVGNSLEFMLFVAIFQTLVALVFAIFLVKNTKINYGLRALFFFPTILSSVSVAFIWAFVYDPNLGILNQILQLLGLEFLTQNWLGNGDIAIYSLAITQVWFHAGQMLIIFVAGLHAIPRDLYEAAEMEGASKWQAFRKITWPLLAPSATIVIAYTTIQSFQAFDLIFALTRGGPNYSTEIIATYIYTVAFRNYDFGYASAISVIFMCIIALITYIQFKVLRSNRVTY, encoded by the coding sequence ATGAAAATATCTAAAGCTACGTATCTGTTCTTTGTACCCGGGTTAATTCTATACGCCATCTTTTTCCTGTTCCCGACCCTCAGCGCTTTATTCTATTCGTTTACTGATTGGGATGGGATAAGCGCCGATTTTAATTTTATCGGGCTTGAAAATTATCAACGTGCAGCAACGGGTGACAGTATATTCATGAAGTCCGTTGGAAATAGTTTGGAGTTTATGCTTTTCGTAGCCATTTTTCAAACGTTGGTAGCTTTGGTGTTTGCTATATTTCTGGTAAAAAACACAAAAATTAATTATGGATTACGGGCCTTGTTTTTCTTTCCGACCATTTTGTCATCCGTATCGGTTGCTTTCATTTGGGCTTTTGTATACGACCCGAATTTGGGGATTTTAAATCAAATACTGCAATTGCTTGGACTGGAGTTCTTAACACAGAATTGGCTGGGGAATGGTGATATCGCAATTTATTCGTTAGCTATTACACAAGTATGGTTTCATGCGGGGCAGATGCTTATTATCTTTGTTGCTGGTTTGCATGCCATTCCAAGGGATTTATATGAGGCAGCTGAAATGGAAGGAGCATCCAAATGGCAAGCATTCAGAAAAATTACCTGGCCGCTGCTCGCCCCTTCCGCAACAATCGTTATTGCCTATACAACAATACAGTCATTTCAGGCGTTTGATTTGATTTTTGCCTTGACGCGCGGTGGACCGAATTATTCGACTGAAATCATTGCCACGTACATCTATACCGTCGCCTTCCGAAATTATGATTTTGGGTATGCATCCGCTATTTCTGTTATTTTCATGTGTATTATTGCATTGATTACGTATATTCAGTTCAAAGTTTTGCGTTCCAACCGGGTAACCTACTAG